Proteins from a genomic interval of Vicia villosa cultivar HV-30 ecotype Madison, WI unplaced genomic scaffold, Vvil1.0 ctg.000577F_1_1, whole genome shotgun sequence:
- the LOC131629535 gene encoding F-box/LRR-repeat protein 3-like encodes MDNILCDELLQEIFLKLPSSSSSSISLVSKRWLHLYRSSKLTLSLRFNNPHHHHHFFSFISLLNQHPSLSSLSLLLLSSSTTTTPTTTTTTTTSLLLSAISSCSSSSKLLSLNFSPAPVPLSSIVSLSNSCTRLRSLSITLSKPIFLDWVLFFPCLKQLSIVFSYDDDDDDDHHDDDAGCSEEVNGRFDKELNLETICFEGIRRDDMGIGWLWKRCKSLKNLKLLSCQGIGSSYSSFVHCLQGIQQIELKTCRTVVDEVLSEIARYCISLESLLVHDGGSRQGLLHFFSTCTSKYLHKLDFRLPMDLQNNHLFVMAMNFRGLSSLRLQSCCFVTGEGLKALGMAVSNGLEELALINCDVVEREKGLLATLGQHLRQLRKLDLSHNELLFDKDFISMLVSCIHLVDLKVRGCKGLTSVALISMLRSCKRLENLDIMLCLGIQSDAIELFVKNCSSLTRLEVEGSKLSDAAKIWASDKFIEIV; translated from the coding sequence ATGGATAATATCCTATGCGATGAACTCTTGCAAGAAATCTTCCTAAAACtcccatcttcttcttcctcttcaatcTCCCTTGTTTCAAAGCGATGGCTTCATCTCTACCGTTCATCTAAACTCACCCTTTCTCTTCGTTTCAACAAcccccatcatcatcatcacttttTCTCTTTCATCTCTCTCCTCAATCAACAcccttctctctcttctctctctctcctcctTCTTTCAtcttccaccaccaccaccccaacaacaacaacaacaacaacaacatcccttCTTCTCTCTGCTATTTCCTCTTGTTCTTCATCCTCCAAACTCCTCTCTCTCAATTTCTCGCCTGCTCCTGTTCCTCTCTCCTCCATCGTTTCTCTCTCAAACTCTTGTACCCGATTGAGGTCCCTTTCTATTACTCTTTCAAAACCTATTTTTCTCGACTGGGTTTTGTTTTTTCCTTGTTTAAAACAACTCTCAATTGTTTTctcttatgatgatgatgatgacgatgatcaTCATGATGATGATGCCGGTTGTTCTGAGGAGGTGAATGGCCGTTTTGATAAGGAACTGAATTTGGAAACTATTTGTTTTGAGGGTATCCGTAGAGATGATATGGGAATTGGTTGGCTGTGGAAGAGATGCAAAAGCCTTAAgaatttgaagcttctaagttgcCAAGGAATTGGTAGCTCTTACTCATCTTTTGTTCACTGTTTGCAGGGTATTCAACAAATTGAGCTTAAAACTTGTAGGACCGTGGTTGATGAAGTTCTCTCGGAAATTGCTAGATATTGTATCTCATTGGAATCACTTTTGGTTCATGATGGTGGTAGCAGACAGGGTTTGCTACATTTCTTCTCAACTTGCACCTCTAAATATTTGCATAAACTTGATTTTCGTTTGCCTATGGACCTTCAAAACAATCATCTTTTTGTTATGGCTATGAATTTCCGAGGCCTTTCAAGTCTTAGGCTTCAAAGTTGTTGTTTTGTTACTGGTGAAGGGCTTAAGGCTCTTGGTATGGCAGTGAGTAACGGTCTTGAAGAATTGGCACTCATAAACTGTGATGTGGTTGAAAGGGAGAAAGGGTTGCTTGCAACTTTGGGTCAACATTTGAGGCAATTGAGGAAACTAGATTTGTCTCATAATGAACTGTTGTTTGATAAGGATTTCATTTCGATGTTGGTTTCTTGCATTCATTTGGTTGATTTGAAGGTGAGAGGCTGTAAAGGACTTACTAGTGTGGCTTTAATTTCTATGCTTAGGAGCTGCAAGAGACTTGAAAATCTTGACATTATGCTCTGTTTGGGGATACAGTCCGATGCTATTGAACTATTTGTAAAGAATTGTTCAAgtttgacaagattggaggttgaGGGAAGTAAGCTCTCTGATGCTGCAAAAATCTGGGCATCGGATAAATTTATTGAAATTGTGTAA